A window of Psychroflexus sp. ALD_RP9 contains these coding sequences:
- a CDS encoding histone deacetylase has protein sequence MLKIAFHPIYKHPLPEGHRFPMEKYDLLPKQLLHEGTCEKDHFFEPQILPEHEIYIKQAHDEAYITNLYNLDIEPRKARKIGFPLSAELVERERLITNGTIQACNFALKNGIAMNIAGGTHHAYRDHGEAFCMINDQAVAAYYLLNNNLAKQILIIDLDVHQGNGTAQIFENDNRVYTFSMHGKSNYPFKKETSNLDIALKNDTNDDQFLSTLEAHLPQLINKLQPDFIFYLSGVDILATDKLGKLGCSIQGCKKRDEYVLNLCKTHNIPVEISMGGGYSKDIKHIIEAHANTYRVAQNLFY, from the coding sequence ATGCTTAAAATAGCATTCCATCCAATTTATAAGCATCCTTTACCAGAAGGACATCGTTTCCCAATGGAAAAATATGATTTGCTTCCTAAGCAATTATTACACGAAGGAACTTGCGAAAAGGATCATTTTTTTGAGCCTCAAATATTGCCAGAACACGAAATATATATCAAACAGGCGCACGATGAAGCCTATATTACAAACCTATACAATCTAGATATAGAGCCAAGAAAAGCCCGTAAAATTGGTTTTCCGTTATCCGCAGAACTTGTTGAGCGGGAACGCCTAATTACTAACGGCACCATTCAAGCCTGCAACTTTGCATTAAAAAATGGCATTGCTATGAATATTGCAGGCGGTACTCACCACGCTTATCGAGATCATGGTGAGGCTTTTTGCATGATTAACGATCAAGCGGTTGCTGCTTATTACCTGTTAAACAACAACTTAGCTAAACAAATTTTAATTATTGACTTAGATGTGCATCAAGGCAACGGTACTGCCCAAATTTTTGAAAACGATAATCGTGTTTACACATTTTCAATGCATGGCAAAAGCAATTACCCTTTTAAGAAAGAAACTTCAAATCTTGATATTGCTTTAAAAAACGACACTAATGACGATCAATTTTTATCTACTTTAGAAGCGCATTTACCTCAACTCATTAATAAACTTCAACCAGATTTTATCTTCTATCTATCGGGCGTCGATATTTTAGCAACAGACAAGTTAGGAAAACTCGGTTGTAGTATTCAAGGCTGCAAAAAACGCGACGAATACGTTTTAAACTTGTGTAAAACCCACAACATCCCTGTTGAAATTAGCATGGGCGGCGGCTATTCTAAAGATATTAAACATATTATTGAAGCACACGCCAATACCTATCGAGTGGCACAAAATCTGTTTTATTAA